The proteins below are encoded in one region of Phaseolus vulgaris cultivar G19833 chromosome 1, P. vulgaris v2.0, whole genome shotgun sequence:
- the LOC137816631 gene encoding glycine dehydrogenase (decarboxylating), mitochondrial → MERARRLANRAILKRLVSEAKQHQKNESVLHSSTTPMLLYSSSRCMSSVSSPALRNRGSKTDTLLGRSMNIATMSRGVVGGFLGVGSTRSISVEALQASDTFPRRHNSATPEEQSKMAESCGFESIDSLVDATVPKSIRLKEMKFGKFDGGLTESQMIEHMKELASKNKVFKSYIGMGYYNTHVPPVILRNIMENPAWYTQYTPYQAEISQGRLESLLNYQTMITDLTGLPMSNASLLDEGTAAAEAMSMCNHIQKGKKKTFIIASNCHPQTIDICKTRAAGFDLKVVTADLKDIDYKSGDVCGVLVQYPGTEGEVLDYGEFIKKAHAHEVKVVMASDLLALTVLKPPGEFGADIVVGSAQRFGVPMGYGGPHAAFLATSQEYKRMMPGRIIGVSVDSSGKTALRMAMQTREQHIRRDKATSNICTAQALLANMAAMYAVYHGPEGLKNIAHRVHGLAGAFALGLKKLGTVEVQDLPFFDTVKVKTSNAHAIADAAIRSEINLRVVDGNTITVAFDETTTLEDVDKLFNVFAGGKPVSFTAASLASEVQSAIPSGLTRNSPYLTHPIFNTYQTEHELLRYLYRLQSKDLSLCHSMIPLGSCTMKLNATTEMMPVTWPSFSDLHPFAPVDQAEGYQELFNNLGDLLCTITGFDSFSLQPNAGASGEYAGLMVIRAYHLARGDHHRNVCIIPVSAHGTNPASAAMCGMKIVSVGTDAKGNINIEELRQAAEKHKDNLSALMVTYPSTHGVYEEGIDEICKIIHDNGGQVYMDGANMNAQVGLTSPGWIGADVCHLNLHKTFCIPHGGGGPGMGPIGVKKHLAPFLPSHPVISTGGIPAPDKSEPLGTISAAPWGSALILPISYTYIAMMGSGGLTDASKIAILNANYMAKRLENYYPVLFRGVNGTVAHEFIIDLRGFKNTAGIEPEDVAKRLMDYGYHAPTMSWPVPGTLMIEPTESESKAELDRFCDTLISIRQEIAEIEKGKVDINNNVLKGAPHPPSLLMADAWTKPYSREYAAFPAPWLRASKFWPTTGRVDNVYGDRNLICTLLPASQAVEEEAAATA, encoded by the exons ATGGAACGTGCTCGCAGGCTAGCGAACCGCGCCATTCTGAAGCGTCTGGTTTCAGAGGCAAAGCAGCACCAGAAGAATGAATCTGTACTGCACTCTTCCACCACCCCCATGTTGTTGTACTCTTCCTCTAGGTGCATGTCCTCTGTTTCCTCCCCTGCTCTGCGAAACAGAGGATCCAAAACAGATACCCTTCTGGGAAGGAGCATGAACATCGCCACCATGTCACGCGGCGTTGTTGGTGGCTTCCTTGGTGTTGGTTCAACCCGATCCATCTCGGTTGAAGCGCTTCAAGCGAGTGACACTTTCCCCAGGCGCCATAATTCTGCCACCCCAGAGGAACAGAGCAAGATGGCAGAGTCATGTGGCTTTGAGAGCATCGATTCTCTGGTTGATGCCACTGTGCCTAAGTCGATCCGcctgaaggagatgaagttcgGGAAATTCGATGGAGGGTTGACAGAGAGCCAGATGATTGAGCACATGAAGGAGTTGGCCTCAAAGAACAAGGTTTTCAAGTCCTACATTGGGATGGGGTACTACAACACTCATGTTCCACCGGTGATCTTGAGGAACATAATGGAGAACCCTGCTTGGTACACTCAGTACACTCCTTACCAGGCTGAGATATCTCAGGGGAGGCTTGAGTCACTGCTGAATTACCAGACCATGATCACTGACCTCACTGGCTTGCCCATGTCCAATGCCTCATTGCTTGATGAGGGCACTGCTGCAGCTGAGGCAATGTCCATGTGCAATCACATCCAGAAagggaagaagaagaccttcatTATTGCAAGCAACTGCCACCCTCAGACCATTGATATTTGCAAGACAAGAGCTGCTGGATTTGATCTCAAGGTTGTGACAGCAGATCTTAAGGATATTGATTACAAATCTGGGGATGTGTGTGGTGTGCTTGTGCAGTACCCTGGGACTGAGGGTGAGGTGTTGGACTATGGGGAGTTCATCAAGAAGGCTCATGCTCATGAGGTGAAGGTTGTTATGGCAAGTGATCTGTTGGCTCTGACAGTGTTGAAGCCTCCTGGGGAGTTCGGGGCAGATATTGTTGTTGGGTCAGCTCAGAGGTTTGGAGTTCCAATGGGCTATGGAGGTCCTCATGCAGCTTTCTTGGCCACATCACAAGAGTACAAGAGGATGATGCCAGGAAGAATCATTGGGGTCAGTGTTGATTCTTCTGGAAAGACTGCTTTGAGGATGGCAATGCAAACTAGGGAGCAGCATATCAGGAGGGACAAGGCTACCAGCAACATTTGCACTGCCCAG GCACTTCTTGCAAACATGGCTGCTATGTATGCCGTGTATCATGGACCTGAAGGCCTTAAGAACATTGCACACCGTGTTCATGGTCTTGCTGGGGCCTTTGCTCTTGGATTAAAGAAACTTGGAACTGTGGAAGTTCAAGACCTTCCCTTCTTTGACACTGTGAAGGTTAAGACTTCCAACGCACATGCAATTGCTGATGCTGCTATCAGAAGTGAAATAAATTTGCGAGTTGTAGATGGAAACACT ATCACTGTTGCTTTTGATGAAACAACCACATTAGAGGATGTTGATAAGCTTTTCAATGTCTTTGCTGGTGGAAAGCCA GTCTCCTTCACAGCTGCATCTCTTGCATCAGAAGTTCAAAGTGCAATTCCTTCTGGATTAACTAGGAATAGCCCTTATCTGACACACCCTATCTTTAACAC GTACCAAACTGAGCATGAGCTGCTTAGATACTTGTATAGGCTACAATCAAAAGATCTCTCACTATGTCACAGTATGATTCCATTGGGATCTTGTACAATGAAGCTGAATGCAACGACTGAAATGATGCCTGTGACATGGCCCAGCTTTAGTGATCTTCACCCTTTTGCACCAGTTGACCAGGCTGAAGGTTATCAG GAACTGTTCAACAATTTGGGTGACTTGTTGTGTACCATCACCGGGTTTGACTCCTTCTCTTTGCAACCAAATGCTGGTGCTTCTGGAGAATATGCTGGACTTATGGTTATCCGTGCATATCATCTG GCAAGAGGTGACCATCACCGCAATGTTTGCATTATACCTGTCTCAGCACATGGTACAAATCCTGCTAGCGCTGCTATGTGTGGAATGAAAATTGTCTCAGTTGGAACTGATGCCAAGGGAAACATTAATATAGAAGAGTTGAGGCAGGCTGCTGAAAAACACAAGGACAACTTATCTGCACTTATG GTAACATATCCTTCCACCCACGGTGTTTATGAGGAAGGTATTGATGAGATTTGCAAGATTATTCATGATAATGGGGGCCAAGTATACATGGATGGTGCCAACATGAATGCACAG GTGGGACTCACAAGCCCAGGTTGGATAGGAGCAGATGTTTGTCATCTCAATCTCCACAAGACATTCTGCATCCCTCATGGAGGAGGTGGCCCTGGCATGGGTCCTATTGGTGTAAAGAAACACTTGGCACCATTTTTACCTTCCCACCCTGTG ATATCAACTGGTGGAATTCCTGCCCCTGACAAATCTGAACCACTTGGTACCATCTCTGCTGCACCATGGGGCTCAGCACTCATATTGCCAATCTCTTACACTTACATAGCCATGATGGGTTCTGGAGGACTCACTGATGCATCAAAGATAGCCATTTTGAATGCAAACTACATGGCCAAACGATTGGAG AACTATTACCCAGTTCTTTTCCGGGGAGTCAATGGAACAGTTGCTCATGAGTTCATTATTGACTTGAGAGGCTTTAAG AATACTGCTGGAATTGAGCCTGAAGATGTTGCAAAACGCCTCATGGACTATGGTTATCATGCACCAACAATGTCATGGCCTGTGCCTGGCACACTCATGATTGAGCCTACAGAGAGTGAAAGCAAG GCCGAGTTGGACAGGTTCTGTGATACTCTTATTTCAATTAGACAAGAAATTGCTGAGATAGAGAAAGGAAAGGTTGACATCAACAACAATGTCCTTAAG GGAGCTCCTCATCCACCATCACTTCTCATGGCTGATGCATGGACAAAACCATACTCAAGGGAATATGCAGCCTTCCCAGCTCCATGGCTCCGTGCTTCAAAGTTCTGGCCTACCACAG GACGTGTTGATAATGTGTATGGTGACCGCAACCTCATCTGCACCCTTCTCCCAGCATCACAGGCTGTAGAAGAAGAAGCTGCAGCCACAGCCTAG